In Haliotis asinina isolate JCU_RB_2024 chromosome 11, JCU_Hal_asi_v2, whole genome shotgun sequence, the genomic stretch AATACTGTTGGCCACAAAACTGAATAAcatcaagaaatgttttttgcatgatgtttttaacattttaaatgaaacacaataaaTACTACGTGATACGTCATTGCGACAGGCACAAGAGGTAATTTTCTCCTGGACGTAACAAAGAACGCCAGGAGAGGTTTGCCTATTGTGCCTATTTTGCTaccatgtgaaacttgttttaaaataccactgatgtTAGATGAGAGATAACTCGTAGTAGTGGAATTTATATGACGAGTATATTCGTGAGAGACAGTCAGCGTGTTTAGTTCTAACAATGCAAGCAAAgcccatttacacacatgacATGTCGGTTGTTTTCCCTGTTTTTCTCTGTCTAGAAACTTGATAGACAATACAACTACTCTGCGAAACATATTTAGTCTATCATTCCGAGAGTGagagtaatattccagctatgtcatctgtaaataatcgattctggaccagacaatccagtgatgaacaacatgagcatcgatctgtgcaattgggagcCCATGAAAGTGTAGACCGAGTCAGCAAGCTTTACCACCCGGCAATACGAATAAAAAATATGGTATTACGCCGCTGTAATCGAACGCTTTGACACCTACGCTACCTCACGTCTTCGTAATAGAAATACATTTAGAATGGAAAGTATGATACTGTGATACACTAATAATTCACTTAGCATTCCTAATCGGATTGTATTATTTACGATACGCGAACACCCCTGGCGTATAATCTATGTGAATGTGTTATGTCAATACTGGTGACACCTATCCGTCACGATATGGGTTAGAATccttctaaacgtactaaaccCCGTGCATGTCGTAAACAGCAACTAACGAGACTGGGTGCTCAGGTTTTCTGACTTGATCGAAATATGCTATCGTGtctcatttgcgtagatcgatgttcatgacattggtcactggattgtctggttcagtctcgattatttacagaccatgtgtgttgctggaatattactgagtgtggcgttaaacaacatatcagccaaaccagtgactgaatgAAATAACGAGCCATCTGATGTCAACAAACATATGGCGCTTCAGTTTATTCAACCCGAACAACAACCCTGAAAATAATACTGTTTTGGCATTTGATAAAACTGGGTCCCAAACCAGAGAGACTGTATCAATACTGGTATCGAAGGCGGACTACCAACACACAACAATGTTCAGTCACTGGTCCGTACCTACATAGTCCTTGCCTGCTCGAATGATTTCCTCTGTTGCCCTGGGACAAATATGTAAGATCGCTGACCATGATTTCGAAAAATTCTTCCCATCTGACCATAGCTCCTCCTTAGAATGTTATCAGCCTCGGCAGTTGTCACCCTTGGAACTGGACGTGGTGTGATTGGGCAGCTCCGGGGATCATGCATGAGTCTCGACATCCTCCCACCCTGAGCTATGCTTGCACTGATTTCAGCCTCCGGCTTGACGCGCGGAACTGGACGCGAGGACAGAGGCATACGCCCATAGCTGTGAATCAGTCTTTTCATTCTCTTGCCCTTATCGAGTTCTGCTGATTGCTCTGCTTCAGGTTTTACACGTACGGGTCTTCGTGGCGTCCCCTCGTTTTTGCCATACTTGTGGATGATATTATCCATCCGCTTCCCTTTACTCACTTCAGCTATTTCTTCGGCTTCGGGTTTGACGCGAGGGACAGCTCGAGACGATGCGGGCATCATGGCGTACTTGTGAACAAGATTATACATCCTCCCGCCTTTGTGAACTGTTGCCGTTTCCTCCGCTTCTGGCTTGACCCTTGGAACTCTGGGCGTAGGTCCATGCTCCCCATACTCGTGTACAATAACTTTCATTCTCTTGCCTCTACTGACTGAGGCAATGTCCTGTGCCTCAGACTTTATTCTAGGTGGTGCGGAAAAGGACCTTGGAGTTGCTGTGCCGTTTAGGAGAGGGGCCACCTTACCATTACGTCCGAGGTTAGAGTTGTCTCTTGTGGCTGATGTGGGACAGCGAGGTTTGGGTCGGGGAGAAGAGTATCCTGCTATTCCTTTTCCAAAAGCCCATGCCTTGACCACCCCCCAGCCCCGGGTGTAGTTTGAGTGAGCCTCAGGTTTGACTCTGGGTACAGGACGAGGGGTTCTATAGGAACTGTTTCGAACATCATGCCCGGGGTAGGACGCACGGTAACTGGTCTGGGGTCGCACGGGCATTTAGACGGTCCGCttcggatgatgaaacctacGGGTATACATAAAATAGCATTAAGTGTTGACGACGGACAtagtgaaatattttatgaagttTCACGGCTCATTTCGGCGTCATACACTGACCGCAAGGTATAAGTCGCATCGGTGTGTTTTAACACGAAATTTAGGGCCGTTACGAAATGATGGTTGATATAGGCGGCTATTTGTCGGTTTAAGTGACAAATGTCTGGTACATCAGCACGCATGAGCAGAAGAGTGGTTGAGTGACTttagtattccagctgtatgacggcgtTGCTGCAGTTgttgggtcagtgagtgagttgcttATTACGCCGCTTACACGGCCTATCACAGCCTGGGACATCAGAATTGAGCTTCGCATATAGtaacatgtggggaatcgaacacgaacCATCTTGGCTAACACTATACCATCACCTGTAGAAAGTGTAGAAATGAGCAATGCGAAAAGTAAACAGTCGTAAGTTCTTATATTTTCTCGAAATAAATATTTGGCTCAGTCACTACTCATAAACTACTATACTGGCGGAGCTGtgcataaacataaacatgttcaGTTTAGAAGGGTTCCTTGCAGCCCCTCACTCAATTAGAGATTGGACTGTGTTGGAGATAAGACTGTTGACTGGCTGTATCAAGCAATGTTTCAATTCAACGACAGACTTTCAGCGAGACTAAAGACATTATTTATGGCAATTCAAAGCACATTCCACAAGAGTCATATTTACATTGAACTACGTTGATAAGAACATATCGATTTGTTTGTTTCGACACGACACACGACATGGACCGTGTGatcaatgtaatttttaaaaactgTTTTGTCAAAAGGTTATCAGCCTTGGTAATGGCAGTGTAGCAACTCTTGTGAATGTTTGCACTTCGATACGATCAACCAGCGGGTAGATTTTTCAAAAGTGTATTCACTGATAGTTCGTCGATTATAACGATCGATTTAACCATGATTCAAGGGCGATTTGAAAATAATGTTCCAAGTAAATTTCAGGATTTCAAGAGAAATctacagaatgtcaactgaTTAGGGGTGAACGAGCGAGTTGGGGTTCATgtcgctattagcaatattcctgcaatgtgaggaatcgaacccgggccttctgtAACTGTAGCTGTAACTATTATGTTACCTCAGGCCCTGTTCTCGACTTTATGCGAACTGCCACCCTCACCACACAGCCAACACACTGTGATATTTGGAGGATCGATACAAAGGTGAGAAACTGACACCTTTGGTGACATCGTTTAGAGGCAGAACATTAAACAACAGGCGGACAGGCCCTGTCATTCCACGATATCATCAGGGACTCATTCATTGATACATACCGCCAACACTAGAACAAGGGATGAGATCCGTGACGTGTACGACAGGATCAGGATCAGCATTTAACGCTAAGCTGGCCAAATCTTTGGTTGTCATAATACAACAAAATCACCGAGATATTTTTCAGTCGCCAGGCGTGTGCAGTGCGCCTATCCTTTTCTGTCTCGCTATAATCAACGCCAATGCTGGTCACACCCAATATTGGCACTGTTGATAGTTGCGTTGAAACACCTCTCTCTTAGAGGACATTCCCATGTGACCTGTTGCAATGTGTGGATTTAGTCAGTAAATAGGTTATCAAAAACATTAGACGGATCATTAGATAGAATGTTTAGACGGATCACCAGATAGAATGTATTCATTttaaataacatttacaaaaacTTTCCCTTTGGCGTATATAAAAGTTATCTGGTAGAACTATTGTTTTCTCAAAATCAGTGTTGTCATAGATGGCGCAACGTTGATAAAGCATTTTGTGTAGTACATTACATTTGCATGTCATGACACTCGGTTTCCTTCCTCTGACATTTACATATGCATGGACATATTTGTCTTCACTTATTAAAAACATGCTTACCTTGGTTAAAGAATAGCATGCCTTAGTACATAGGCCTTCGATCGACTGACTCAACCCTACATACCGATGAAAATATGCTTACCTTGGTTCAAGAATTGGTATGCCTTCGGTATTTTAAATGTAGGTCTTCGATCGACAGGCTGAGTCCTAAACACTGTGTTGCCGCCTTGACAAATTACAGAAACTGGGAACACTAATCTGGAGCTAATCTCTGTGGGTCAGTGGTAGAGTTCGACCTAGACGCCAGCAGGTTTGCATTAGGTAACGACTCGGGGATATTTGATCACATTACGATACTACTGATACGGGTACAATGCCTACGGTATTGATTTGGCTGGTAACGTCATGGCCTACACCTGACAAGGGACAGAAATCAGGAATGCTATGCCCCAAATGATGTGAATGACTGCGTGGGTACGACGCACAGATCAGTTTAAGCTTTAATCATACAAAGAAAGGGGACCAAAGTGATTTGTCACCCTCTATTGGAAAGGAAAGTATCTGATTGCGTGCGTTACTGTGCGGCGAGGTGAATTCGTTTGGAACTTTACCCACAACGTTAGTTTAGTCATAAACAACACGGTCAAGTATTGATCAGTATATTTGTACACCGCGCTACAACAATACTcgtagtgtgagtgagtgagtttagatgaACGTCgctctcggcaatattccagccatatggcggcggtctgtaaatgatcgaatccGGACCGGAcgatccagtgaacaacagcatgagcatcgacctacgcaatttGGCACCGACggcatgtgtgaaccaagtcagcgagcctgactgcgcaatcccgttagtcgtctcttacgacgagcatagtcgtatggcaagcatgtgctgctggagacctattctaccccgggaccttcaagggtctttTATTTTGGAAGTTCAACACATTTGGAAGAAAcaacatgggttattgaaggttaattctaacccgtatcttcacggaTAATACTGATAAGGAAGACATTGTGTGGACATTAATGCTTTTTCTTTTACCTGAACGTTAGGAGTTTCGTTGGGTTCGTcgatttgatagtcatatataaactGACCATGGTCAGGTCATTTAACCATAAGATGAATGCAAACATTttgtgcttaatgggcactttaacCGAAAAAGACGGGTTgttgattgccaacaactgaaagttgaTCACCATACCAAGAACGATGGGGACATACAGTGCTTTTGCAACCTTCATGGgccctaactggatttacaccaccttGGCGGccactggcgattgtacgaaataCGCAATATCCAAATTTTCAAGAACAAATACTACGTTTTACAAAttttgtgacattaaatttgactttggaggctttgggacttacgtaaccctctcaggaggacaataatattAAGATACTTTAACCTCTTTCGAAGATACAGCTTCTAGGCATGACTTGTGGGTAGAAGTGGTGTAAGAGGGGCTATCAGACAGCTTTGAGCCTAAAGGTCATCTGATATGTACATGATCAAAATAAATGTATGATAGTGTTGAATGGTTTATATTATTAAATTTGACTTTGGAggctttgggacttacgtaaccctctcaggaggacaataatattAAGATACTTTAACCTCTTTCGAAGATACAGCTTCTAGGCATGACTTGTGGGTAGAAGTGGTGTAAGAGGGGCTATCAGACAGCTTTGAGCCTAAAGGTCATCTGATATGTACATgatcaaaataaatatatgataGTGTTGAATGGTTTATATTATTCACATAAACATAATATTGACAATGAAGAGTGATTGACAGCTGTACCCAATAACACTCAGTACTCGTTTTGCTGTTCAGCGCCCTTCATCGTACTTCACCGGGTGGCCTCGGGGACCAAAAACGTTTATGGCTGCTCTGTCTATTTCTGTGTCGATATGGGTATACGCCATAAGATGCCACGTGATCAGAAACAAGCTCCGTGTGCATGTCACTATAACGTTTATGTGAATGATATAAGCAATGCTTCAATATGACACAGTTGCCTTTTTTATCGATATCATGCACATATTTAGGCTCAAATCCTTTTGATGGCCCTTTGAGGGCTTTTGAGTAAACCTGATCATTCTAATTTAGTAAATACTATTTTCCTGTTATGAATCATGATGGTGTTTACCTTACGGAATGTTGTTCTTCTAATGCTCCCGGTGAGTCTTTTATACCACACGATTACATTAATTATTTCAATTGTACCATTGTGTAACTGGAATCTTCTACGCACTCACAGGCCGATCTCGATAATTGTAATTGCAATTGTAATAGTACGGTAACTGTGcttcttcagagtgagtgagtgggtttagtttaaggccgcactcagcaatattccagctatgtggcggcggtttgttaataatcgagcctggaccagacaatccagtgattaacaacatgaacatcgatctgcacactTGGAAACCgctgacatctgtcaaccatgtcagtgaacctgaccacccaatcccgttagttgcctcttatgacaagccgccttttatggcgtACTCGTTCAGAACGATCAGCAGGAAGACGCATGCCCACATCCGTATGGTCAGTAGCTGTAGCCTCAAAAGGGGTTAAAGTATCATAAATacaggatacgtaagtcccataaGTTTAAAAATAGAACTTATAAGCTTACTGTAGtatctgttattttattttctgttattttaaGTTTCGGCTACATTTTTCTGGTTATTTGACAAGACATATATTTACTGTGTATGTAAAACCTTTcttgtcactatatggctgaaatattgccaggtGACCTTAGattttaacttactcactcatcacGTGTTTATGGTGAGAGGTAACAAGAGACCGCGAGTTGTAAAAGCCATGGTGGAATGCATATGCTTGCCAGCTTATACTTTGGGATGTAATGTATGAACAGGAGAAGAAAACTGTGTAAATGTTAGCATGAATGCGACAATATAATTTAACATTATTTTGTAacgaaatgagtgagtgagtgagtgagtgagtgtaaagtcacatcggtaatattgcagccatatcgtgactataaTAACATATACTTTGATAATAGTTTTTCCGtaaaatctgtcgacaaaggacagtaaagcaactgaGTTAAGGAAGGCAGAAAAGGCTAACATGTAAGCGTTAAAGCATTTATTAAATGCAGGATAATATACTTTTCAAATAAGTAGGGTAACTGTAcattcaatgtacgattgtcgaaattttgagatatatgggattgaatcactGTTGatgcaataataatggatgttttgagaatgcatcaccacatggatttcattcaaagcaaagaatattgctgagtgcgacgtaaaactaaactcactaaaactCTAAGCAAAGATGTTTGTTCAGTTaccccccttgttaggtgactgaaGCATGGCATGataatttcaggtttacagttTTAAGTctgtagtgtgtgatttgaccatGAAAACCATGACCCTGCATAGATGCAAGAAAGTTATCGGGAAAAATGGTCTACAATGATTTAACGACCtacctgaaaaacgtcaagattcataatgacaccccatgcacgtgtaggaggctcctaCGTTGTaaacgtgcttcccatgcattgtgtttgcatgtggtgataacgtgaaatgatgctgcatacacaagatgaatgtcattgtaacgttcctcagtgggttttctttctaccagactttaaagttcaggttcccctacttctTTTTAAGAGACTACAATATTAAAACTGGACTACAGGTTACCAataaccgaaggtagatcatcatactagggACTCACAATACcattgctgcctgcatggattctggctggatttacaccatttctTCAGATGTTGGTAATTTCTGTACAGTTTCGCCATATGTTAAAGGAAAACATATACTACGGTTTAGGTAATGACAGAATTTCGAAAGTGTCGTTCAGGAtgcatatgagtgagtgagtttttgttttacgccgttttagcaatattccagcaatatgacggcgggggacaccagaaatggccttcacacattgtacccatgtggggaatcgaacccttggcttcggcgtgacgagcgaacgctttaaccactggcctaccccatcgcccccagGATGCATATGAACTGACTAGTATGTAGTGAGCGTCTTGAAGAATTGAGAGAAGGCATGATCATGCATtttagagttgatcttcagcaacccttggtGGTCTATTaacggtcagactcgctggcttagttgacacatgccatcatataCAAACTG encodes the following:
- the LOC137256316 gene encoding uncharacterized protein, yielding MPVRPQTSYRASYPGHDVRNSSYRTPRPVPRVKPEAHSNYTRGWGVVKAWAFGKGIAGYSSPRPKPRCPTSATRDNSNLGRNGKVAPLLNGTATPRSFSAPPRIKSEAQDIASVSRGKRMKVIVHEYGEHGPTPRVPRVKPEAEETATVHKGGRMYNLVHKYAMMPASSRAVPRVKPEAEEIAEVSKGKRMDNIIHKYGKNEGTPRRPVRVKPEAEQSAELDKGKRMKRLIHSYGRMPLSSRPVPRVKPEAEISASIAQGGRMSRLMHDPRSCPITPRPVPRVTTAEADNILRRSYGQMGRIFRNHGQRSYIFVPGQQRKSFEQARTM